GATCGGCGATGCGGAGCGGGTGCGCGACCTTGATCCGGCCCTGGTGCGACGCGCCCTCGACCTGATCCGCGAGCGGTTGGAGACGGCACTCGACCGCGTGCGCACCAGCGCCGACCCGGTTCCGGTGATCGCCGTGGGCGGCGGCAGCTTTCTCGTGCCGGAGGATCTTGCCGGCGCAGCGTCGGTGCTGCGCCCGCCGCACGACCAGGTGGCGAACGCCGTGGGCGCGGCGCTGGCACAGGTGAGCGGCGAGATCGACCACGTCTTCATCGTGGATGGTCGAGGGCGGAGTGAGATCCTGGCCGAAGCGCGGCACGAGGCGGAGGCGCGGGCCGTGGCGGCCGGCGCCGATCCGGGCACGCTCGACCTGGTGGAGGTGGACGAGGTGCCGCTCTCGTATCTGCCGAGCACGGCGGTGCGCGTGCGCGTCAAGGTCGTGGGCGAGCTGGCCGGCCAGCCGCGCGAGGCGGCGCCGTGAACTGGAGCGTCACGGAAGACGACCTGGAGAGCATCGCCATCGGCGCCGGCATTCTCGGCACCGGCGGCGGCGGCAATCCGTACCGCGGCAAGCTGCTCGCCCGCCGCCACCTGCGCGAGGGCGGCCGCATGACCGTCGTCTCGCTCGACGACCTGCCCGCCGACGCGCTCGGCGTCTCGGTCGGCGGCATGGGCGCGCCGGTGATCGGCATCGAGCGCATCATCCGCGGCGACGAGGCGCTGACGGCGCTGCGCCGGCTGGAGCAGCGGCTTGGCCGCACGGTGACGCATATCGTGCCGGGCGAAGTAGGCGGCAGCAACAGCACGATCCCGCTCGTCGTCAGCGCGCAATCGGGTCTGCCCGCGGTCGATGCGGACGGCATGGGCCGCGCCTTCCCCGAGCTGCAGCAGACGACGTTCTTCATCGAGGGTGCGCCGCCCTCGCCCGCCGCGATCGCCGACTACCGGCACAGCACGCTCGTCTTTGACGATTTGCCGGACGCAAAGAGCCTGGAGCGCATCGCCCGCGCCGCCACCGTGGCGATGGGCGGCGCCGCCAGCTTCGCCTTCGCGCCGATGTCGGGCGCCGAAATGCGGCGCATGGCGATTCCGGGCACGCTCTCGCTGGCGCAGCGTGTGGGCGCGGCGGTGCGCGAGGCGCGCCGCCTGCACGAGAACGCGGTGGCCGCCGCCTGCACGGCGACCGGCGGACAGGAGATCTTCCGCGGCAAGGTCACGGACGTGCAGCGGCGGCTGGTGTCCGGTTTTGCCCGTGGCGAACTGCTGCTGGAAGGCTCCGGCGAGTGTCGCGGCAGCGCCATGCGCATCGCCTT
The sequence above is drawn from the Dehalococcoidia bacterium genome and encodes:
- a CDS encoding DUF917 domain-containing protein, yielding MNWSVTEDDLESIAIGAGILGTGGGGNPYRGKLLARRHLREGGRMTVVSLDDLPADALGVSVGGMGAPVIGIERIIRGDEALTALRRLEQRLGRTVTHIVPGEVGGSNSTIPLVVSAQSGLPAVDADGMGRAFPELQQTTFFIEGAPPSPAAIADYRHSTLVFDDLPDAKSLERIARAATVAMGGAASFAFAPMSGAEMRRMAIPGTLSLAQRVGAAVREARRLHENAVAAACTATGGQEIFRGKVTDVQRRLVSGFARGELLLEGSGECRGSAMRIAFQNENLIAWRDGEIAATAPDLICLVDELTAEPVTTEIVRYGLRVAVLGIPAPPLLRTERALAVVGPRGFGYDVAYRPLAGVYGGAGEPTAGRSMAPPG